From a single Cytophagales bacterium WSM2-2 genomic region:
- the folA gene encoding dihydrofolate reductase yields MRKIIVLSMISLDGVMQAPGGPKEDTSGGFKHGGWTAAYSDEVFGKAVQKELAQQTDYLLGRKTFKIWANYWPDHGDFWPRINEGTKFVLSKTMKKSAWRNSVFLKTVADIKKLKKSSGPDIQVWGSSELIPLLLKNDLVDELGLKVYPLTLGKGKKLFGNGAIPAAFTLTESTVTSTGVILANYKRAGKVKTGTVG; encoded by the coding sequence ATGAGAAAAATAATTGTCCTGTCGATGATTTCTTTAGATGGAGTGATGCAGGCACCGGGTGGGCCTAAAGAAGATACCTCTGGCGGTTTCAAACACGGTGGCTGGACGGCAGCCTATAGTGACGAAGTTTTTGGCAAGGCTGTGCAAAAAGAACTGGCGCAACAGACCGATTATCTTCTGGGCAGAAAGACATTTAAGATCTGGGCCAACTACTGGCCCGATCATGGAGACTTTTGGCCGCGCATTAATGAAGGCACAAAATTCGTCCTGTCAAAGACTATGAAGAAATCCGCCTGGAGGAACTCAGTGTTCCTGAAGACTGTGGCCGACATTAAAAAACTAAAAAAATCAAGTGGCCCCGACATCCAGGTGTGGGGCAGCAGTGAACTTATTCCGCTGCTTCTGAAGAATGATTTGGTAGATGAGCTTGGCCTCAAAGTTTACCCGTTGACACTTGGGAAAGGGAAAAAGCTGTTCGGCAATGGCGCGATACCCGCTGCATTTACATTAACAGAGAGTACGGTGACTTCTACCGGAGTTATTCTCGCCAACTACAAGCGCGCAGGGAAAGTGAAGACGGGAACGGTGGGGTAA
- the ycaQ gene encoding hypothetical protein, protein MTKNANLAVNKPVVITQSQARKIILHAAGLSKSGQFGKGIEAVYKLIDHLGFIQIDTNYVVERAHHHSIAARVPDYRPDWIEQLQSDGRIFEFWTFATGYIPMYNFRYSLPVKASFVSRRKPLTGAEVNLMNKILDRVGREGPLMARDFENDRVTKSSGWWDWRPSKLALEYLHLEGKLVTTRKKDFQKIYDLPENVIPGDTDTTMPSMSEYTQHVIIRSLKALGVAYAKEIAWSTRFVKCPFKEELKNLVDAGTICEVKVEGLGVSPLYMLPEYKKKKITLSGEAFVLSPFDILNVFRHRLRNFFDFDYQVECFVPAPKRKYGYFSLPILVGDTFVARMDSKADRKERVLNINNLHFEPGKLSGKAIKKISEAIQAFAKFNQCDAIIIKKSNSRTLLKTFRDRLS, encoded by the coding sequence ATGACAAAGAATGCAAATCTTGCCGTGAATAAGCCTGTTGTAATCACGCAATCTCAAGCGCGCAAAATAATCCTTCATGCAGCCGGCCTGTCAAAGAGCGGACAGTTCGGCAAAGGCATTGAAGCCGTCTATAAGTTGATTGATCACCTCGGCTTTATCCAGATCGACACGAACTATGTTGTAGAACGTGCACATCATCATTCTATCGCTGCACGGGTCCCGGATTATCGACCAGACTGGATAGAACAGTTACAATCAGACGGACGTATTTTTGAATTCTGGACTTTCGCCACCGGGTATATTCCCATGTACAATTTCAGGTACTCGCTGCCGGTCAAAGCGAGTTTTGTATCGAGAAGAAAACCCTTGACTGGCGCTGAAGTTAACCTGATGAACAAAATCCTTGACCGGGTTGGCAGAGAAGGACCACTCATGGCGCGCGACTTCGAAAACGACCGAGTCACAAAGAGCTCCGGCTGGTGGGACTGGCGCCCATCTAAGCTAGCCCTCGAATACCTGCATCTCGAAGGCAAACTGGTGACAACACGAAAAAAAGATTTTCAGAAGATATATGACTTGCCGGAAAATGTCATCCCCGGCGATACCGATACCACGATGCCTTCGATGTCTGAATATACACAGCATGTTATCATCCGGAGCCTGAAAGCGCTGGGCGTTGCCTATGCAAAGGAAATTGCATGGAGCACACGATTTGTGAAGTGCCCCTTCAAGGAAGAGCTCAAGAACCTCGTGGATGCCGGAACAATCTGCGAAGTTAAAGTGGAAGGTTTAGGCGTCTCACCGCTTTACATGCTCCCGGAGTATAAGAAAAAGAAAATCACTTTATCCGGTGAGGCGTTTGTCCTCTCGCCATTCGATATATTGAATGTGTTCCGGCACCGGCTGCGTAACTTCTTCGACTTCGATTACCAGGTGGAATGCTTTGTGCCGGCACCCAAAAGGAAATACGGCTACTTTTCGTTGCCCATATTAGTAGGCGATACATTTGTAGCGCGAATGGATTCGAAAGCCGACCGGAAAGAAAGAGTGCTGAACATCAACAACCTTCATTTCGAGCCAGGCAAATTATCCGGGAAAGCGATAAAGAAGATAAGTGAAGCAATACAGGCCTTTGCCAAATTCAATCAATGTGATGCTATCATTATCAAAAAATCGAATAGCCGTACACTCCTGAAAACGTTCCGCGATCGATTGTCTTAA
- a CDS encoding hypothetical protein (frameshifted, insertion at around 4542950, deletion at around 4543184;~possible pseudo due to internal stop codon) — MASAIDGLDMVIPNIPSVPIVVVTLSLLFFFQRFSTYKIGRAFGPVMAMWFVMLLVIGVVQVVRMPEVIKALNPVYAYNLLMKYPGGFWLLGAVFLATTGAEALYSDLGPCGRKNIRITWVFVKVCLIVCYLGQAAWVLS, encoded by the coding sequence GTGGCCTCGGCTATTGACGGGTTGGATATGGTCATCCCCAATATCCCTTCTGTACCTATTGTTGTGGTGACTCTTTCGTTGCTCTTTTTCTTCCAGCGATTTAGCACTTATAAGATCGGAAGAGCGTTCGGGCCGGTGATGGCGATGTGGTTCGTCATGCTGCTGGTTATTGGGGTAGTACAGGTTGTGAGGATGCCCGAGGTAATCAAAGCATTGAACCCGGTTTATGCTTACAACCTATTGATGAAATACCCCGGCGGATTCTGGTTGTTGGGCGCAGTATTCCTCGCCACTACCGGGGCCGAAGCCTTATACTCTGACCTGGGCCCCTGCGGAAGAAAGAATATCCGCATTACGTGGGTGTTTGTTAAAGTCTGTTTGATCGTGTGTTACCTTGGGCAGGCCGCGTGGGTATTGTCATAG
- a CDS encoding ABC transporter ATP-binding protein, translating to MKILFGYLKNYKGLIVIALLLAATSQVFSLLDPHITGKIVDNFIEKKAALSRSEFIKGILYLVGLGIGAAMVSRIAKNLQDYFTSIVVQKLGAKMYADGLRHSLELPYQTFEDQRSGETLGILQKVRTDSEKFITSFISILFAALVGMIFVIIYSLTVSYKVTLVYFAAIPIIAFTSWLLSKKIKVVQKSIVKETTALAGSTTESLRNIELVKSLGLANQEINRLNSTTYKILGLELKKVKFVRGMSFLQGTTVNFVRSVMVVVLLVLIFDNELSAGKYFTFLFYSFFLFNPLQELGNVIIAYREAEVSLLNFDRILKLPKEDKPLNPEPVGQVTNLKFDNVNFKHQSASANALNEITFQAASGETIAFVGPSGSGKTTLVKLLVGLYHPRKGEILYNNVSSTKVDLNELREKIGFVTQDTQLFSGTIRENLLFVRPEATDEECLVVLQRAACQSLLARADKGLDTILGEGGVKVSGGEKQRLSIARALLRQPDILVFDEATSSLDSITEEEITETIREVSVIKDQITILIAHRLSTIMHADKIFVLERGRIIESGKHEELLNEKGLYYAMWRQQIGEKTSAEVEV from the coding sequence ATGAAAATACTCTTCGGATATCTTAAAAATTATAAAGGCCTTATTGTCATTGCATTATTGCTGGCTGCAACAAGCCAGGTCTTCTCTCTTCTTGATCCGCACATCACGGGTAAGATTGTTGATAACTTTATTGAGAAGAAAGCCGCACTTTCCCGGTCAGAATTTATCAAAGGTATTCTTTACCTGGTGGGATTGGGCATAGGTGCCGCTATGGTTTCTCGCATTGCCAAAAATCTTCAGGATTATTTTACAAGCATAGTTGTTCAAAAACTGGGAGCTAAGATGTATGCCGATGGACTAAGGCACTCACTGGAACTTCCCTATCAGACTTTCGAAGACCAACGCAGTGGTGAAACACTGGGCATACTTCAGAAAGTGCGCACGGACTCTGAGAAATTCATCACTTCATTTATCAGCATTTTGTTTGCAGCTTTAGTGGGAATGATCTTCGTGATCATTTATTCGCTGACGGTGAGTTATAAAGTCACCCTGGTCTATTTTGCAGCTATTCCTATCATCGCCTTCACCAGTTGGCTTTTGAGCAAAAAAATCAAGGTGGTTCAAAAAAGTATTGTAAAAGAAACTACAGCTTTGGCCGGCTCTACGACCGAATCACTCCGCAACATTGAACTGGTGAAAAGCTTAGGGCTTGCCAACCAGGAAATCAATCGCCTGAACAGCACGACTTATAAAATCCTTGGTCTCGAATTGAAGAAAGTAAAATTTGTCCGGGGGATGAGTTTCTTACAAGGGACCACGGTAAACTTTGTTCGTAGTGTGATGGTCGTGGTGTTACTAGTCTTGATTTTTGACAATGAACTGTCGGCTGGTAAATACTTTACGTTCCTCTTCTATTCTTTCTTTCTTTTCAATCCCCTGCAAGAATTAGGTAATGTTATCATTGCCTATCGGGAAGCAGAAGTGTCACTGCTGAATTTCGACCGGATATTAAAACTTCCTAAAGAAGATAAGCCTCTCAATCCAGAACCTGTTGGACAAGTTACTAATTTGAAGTTTGATAATGTAAACTTCAAGCATCAGTCAGCAAGCGCGAATGCGTTAAATGAAATTACATTTCAAGCCGCAAGTGGAGAGACGATTGCATTCGTTGGCCCTTCGGGTTCCGGAAAAACGACATTAGTAAAACTGTTGGTTGGGCTCTATCATCCCCGGAAGGGCGAGATACTCTATAATAATGTGTCCAGTACGAAGGTAGATCTGAACGAGCTACGCGAGAAAATAGGGTTTGTCACACAAGACACGCAATTGTTTTCCGGAACCATTCGTGAGAATCTTTTATTCGTACGTCCTGAAGCTACCGATGAGGAATGTCTCGTTGTATTGCAACGGGCCGCTTGCCAAAGCCTTCTGGCTAGAGCAGACAAAGGACTGGATACCATTCTTGGAGAAGGCGGTGTGAAAGTTTCAGGAGGAGAGAAGCAGCGACTTTCCATAGCGCGTGCTTTACTTCGTCAGCCTGACATACTGGTTTTTGATGAAGCGACTTCGTCACTGGATTCCATTACGGAAGAAGAAATCACTGAAACAATACGCGAAGTATCGGTGATCAAAGATCAGATTACTATACTGATTGCTCACCGTCTTTCTACCATCATGCATGCGGATAAGATCTTTGTACTGGAGCGAGGCCGGATCATTGAGTCAGGCAAGCACGAAGAGCTGCTCAATGAAAAAGGATTGTACTATGCTATGTGGAGACAACAGATAGGAGAGAAGACCAGTGCAGAAGTTGAGGTTTAA
- a CDS encoding kumamolisin has protein sequence MKESISEIEDFSSYVEIEGSRKIAPDAVQQPEIEKTQPLTVSLLLRSKTALPDLTNEHANRKFKRLTRQRLWSSHGPVHDDIKKIMSFAHHFDLTVVGQPKNRIVELRGSVRQMEDAFEVKLAQYASSDGGSFIGRDGPIAVPHFLRDIVCGVFGLDSRPLATPKFRINPRKETANIQYYPNQLADIYSFPNATGNGQVIALIELGGGFKSADVHSYFKKLGITPPKVVAISVDGAHNNPTTPDSADAEVMLDIEVAGAIAPRATIVVYFAPNTDKGFLDAIAAAVHDTKYKPDIISISWGAPESEWTTQSLKAFSSLFQEAAAVGITVCAAAGDRGSSDGVSDGMAHVDFPASSPYVLACGGTSLIANGNSIESETVWHNAPDSATGGGISDVFEIPAYQMKTNLPKSVNSNKSGRGVPDVAAVADPQTGYIILVDGEDLVIGGTSAVSPLMSGLIARINEKKKMNVGLIHTSIYGNAKPFRDITLGDNITAPENKGYTAGKGWDACTGNGVPVGSKLLQII, from the coding sequence ATGAAAGAATCAATTTCTGAAATCGAAGATTTTTCTAGTTATGTAGAGATAGAAGGCAGCCGCAAAATCGCACCCGATGCCGTGCAGCAACCCGAAATTGAAAAAACACAACCGCTGACCGTCTCTCTCCTGCTTCGCTCTAAAACAGCATTGCCAGATCTGACAAATGAACATGCAAACCGGAAGTTCAAGCGCCTTACCCGTCAACGTTTGTGGAGTTCGCACGGCCCTGTTCATGATGACATCAAAAAGATCATGTCCTTTGCTCACCATTTTGACTTGACTGTTGTTGGTCAGCCCAAAAACCGAATTGTAGAACTACGCGGCAGTGTGCGCCAGATGGAGGATGCATTCGAAGTTAAACTGGCACAGTATGCTTCCAGTGATGGCGGTTCATTTATCGGGAGAGATGGACCGATAGCTGTCCCTCACTTTTTAAGAGATATTGTTTGTGGAGTCTTCGGTCTTGACAGCCGGCCCCTGGCTACACCCAAATTCAGGATCAACCCAAGGAAGGAAACAGCAAACATTCAGTATTATCCAAATCAGCTCGCTGACATTTATAGTTTTCCCAATGCAACCGGCAACGGCCAGGTCATTGCACTTATCGAGCTCGGAGGCGGATTCAAATCTGCTGACGTACACAGTTATTTTAAGAAACTCGGAATAACTCCTCCCAAAGTAGTTGCCATTTCTGTTGACGGAGCTCATAACAACCCGACAACTCCGGATAGTGCAGATGCAGAAGTAATGCTCGACATTGAAGTAGCAGGCGCTATTGCACCCCGTGCAACCATTGTTGTTTACTTTGCTCCCAACACAGATAAAGGTTTTCTCGATGCTATTGCTGCCGCAGTTCATGACACGAAATACAAACCCGACATTATATCAATCAGTTGGGGAGCTCCCGAAAGTGAGTGGACCACGCAGTCACTGAAAGCTTTCAGTTCGCTTTTTCAGGAAGCCGCTGCTGTCGGCATTACTGTTTGTGCTGCCGCTGGCGACCGGGGTTCAAGTGACGGAGTCTCGGATGGAATGGCACATGTAGATTTCCCGGCTTCGAGTCCTTATGTGCTCGCGTGCGGTGGAACGTCTTTGATTGCCAATGGCAATTCCATTGAAAGCGAAACGGTCTGGCATAATGCACCCGACAGTGCAACGGGAGGCGGAATAAGTGATGTCTTTGAGATTCCTGCATACCAGATGAAAACAAACTTACCGAAATCTGTGAACTCAAATAAATCCGGCAGAGGTGTGCCTGATGTAGCCGCGGTGGCTGATCCGCAAACAGGATATATCATCCTGGTTGATGGAGAGGACCTGGTGATTGGTGGTACCAGTGCCGTGTCTCCTTTAATGTCCGGGCTGATCGCCCGCATTAACGAAAAAAAGAAAATGAACGTGGGGCTTATTCACACTTCTATTTACGGGAATGCAAAGCCCTTCCGCGACATCACTCTGGGTGATAACATAACGGCTCCGGAAAATAAAGGATATACTGCTGGTAAGGGATGGGATGCATGTACCGGGAACGGTGTACCCGTAGGATCGAAACTACTTCAGATTATTTGA
- a CDS encoding multidrug ABC transporter ATP-binding protein, translating into MKLVIKNLSKTYPNGVQALKNVDLTIEEGMFGLLGPNGAGKSTLMRIIATLQEADEGSSVTLGDIDVLHQKGEVRKMLGYLPQEFGVYPKMEAEALLSHLAALKGITDKSERKQLVSALLQKTNLWSSRKRKLESFSGGMKQRFGIAQALIGNPRILIVDEPTAGLDPTERSRFLNLLSEVGEKTVVILSTHIVEDVKELCNSMAIIYDGRLLYKGDPYNALNDIQGKVWKKRVNKAELAEHKKNYEVLSVRLAGGVPEIHVLSKTDLNHSFERIQAALEDVYFAHILEAERRANEIEVASRT; encoded by the coding sequence ATGAAGCTCGTGATTAAGAACCTGAGCAAGACCTATCCCAACGGAGTGCAGGCTTTAAAGAATGTTGATCTGACTATCGAAGAAGGGATGTTTGGATTACTTGGACCCAATGGTGCCGGCAAGTCCACTTTAATGCGAATTATTGCAACACTCCAAGAGGCAGATGAAGGAAGTTCTGTTACTCTTGGCGACATCGATGTATTGCATCAAAAAGGAGAAGTCAGGAAGATGCTTGGCTACTTACCCCAGGAGTTTGGGGTGTATCCTAAAATGGAAGCGGAAGCACTTTTAAGTCACCTGGCAGCGCTGAAGGGGATCACAGATAAAAGTGAACGTAAGCAACTCGTGAGTGCTTTGCTGCAAAAAACGAACCTCTGGAGTTCGCGCAAGCGGAAGTTGGAAAGCTTTTCGGGTGGTATGAAACAACGGTTTGGAATTGCCCAGGCATTGATCGGAAATCCACGCATCCTGATCGTAGACGAACCGACCGCAGGCCTTGACCCAACGGAACGCAGCCGGTTTCTCAACCTGCTTTCTGAGGTAGGGGAAAAGACAGTAGTCATTCTGTCTACACACATCGTTGAAGATGTAAAAGAATTGTGCAACAGCATGGCCATTATCTACGATGGTCGATTGCTCTACAAGGGAGATCCTTACAACGCACTGAACGATATACAGGGAAAGGTCTGGAAAAAACGGGTGAACAAAGCGGAGCTAGCGGAGCACAAAAAAAATTATGAGGTGCTGTCAGTAAGGCTTGCCGGTGGTGTTCCTGAAATTCATGTGCTGAGCAAAACGGATTTGAACCATTCCTTTGAACGTATTCAGGCCGCCCTTGAAGATGTATACTTTGCTCACATCCTGGAAGCTGAGCGAAGAGCTAATGAAATTGAAGTAGCGAGCCGGACATAG
- a CDS encoding response regulator yields the protein MIEVNQVEILLIEDNDGDAELAIRALKKKNLANNLLRLHDGEEALNYLFSEKTNVFPKLILLDLKMPKVSGIEVLKRLKSDELRKVIPVVVMTSSKEDRDIIDSYKLGVNAYIVKPVDFAKFSEAIMEVGFFWLVLNQRPGKN from the coding sequence ATGATCGAAGTAAACCAGGTGGAAATTCTGTTGATCGAAGACAATGATGGCGATGCAGAGCTGGCTATTCGTGCGCTCAAAAAAAAGAACCTGGCTAATAACCTCCTTCGTCTTCATGACGGTGAAGAAGCACTTAACTACCTGTTCTCGGAAAAGACAAATGTCTTTCCAAAACTGATTCTGCTCGATTTAAAAATGCCAAAAGTAAGTGGCATCGAAGTGCTGAAGCGGTTGAAGTCAGATGAATTGAGAAAAGTAATCCCGGTGGTGGTGATGACTTCATCCAAAGAAGACCGTGATATAATTGATTCTTACAAACTCGGTGTCAACGCTTACATCGTGAAACCGGTAGATTTTGCAAAGTTCTCTGAGGCTATCATGGAGGTCGGATTTTTCTGGCTGGTGCTAAACCAGCGCCCGGGGAAGAACTGA
- a CDS encoding hybrid sensor histidine kinase/response regulator: MEKKSGTDGGLKILCLEDRVEDVELINRALIKGGLSFSTMVVDSKDTFENALPEFAPEVILSDHSLPQFNSFAALKIIKDRGMKVPFILVTGSVSEEFAVSCLNEGADDYILKSNLVRLPSAIRNALNKKQIELRRETAERALRKQNEELVKVNHELDSFVYSVSHNLRAPLMSILGLINLSRNGYSNNGDYFEMMESSVRKLDDTLREILDYSRNARGGINYGPINFRQLLKQSIDSLKYLGNFDKIDVRQNVVEASPLHSDADRLKVILGNLLSNAIKYYDPEKPNPYIEIDATISPKELVLRITDNGIGIPQELQSKIFNMFFRGTEKSDGAGLGLYIVKEAAKKLSGTIEVTSQVGEGSSFVLKIPNNISMQIS, encoded by the coding sequence ATGGAAAAAAAAAGCGGAACAGACGGGGGGCTAAAAATCCTTTGTCTTGAAGATAGAGTTGAGGACGTAGAGCTGATTAACCGGGCTCTGATTAAGGGTGGTCTATCTTTTTCTACGATGGTTGTTGATTCGAAGGACACTTTCGAGAATGCTCTCCCCGAGTTCGCACCTGAAGTTATCCTGTCCGACCATTCCTTACCACAGTTCAACTCATTCGCAGCACTGAAAATCATAAAAGACCGGGGCATGAAGGTGCCGTTTATTTTAGTTACCGGATCGGTGTCTGAAGAATTTGCAGTCAGTTGCCTCAACGAAGGTGCTGACGATTACATCCTGAAGTCAAACCTCGTAAGGCTTCCATCGGCTATCCGCAACGCGTTGAATAAAAAACAGATTGAGCTAAGGCGTGAAACGGCTGAGCGTGCTTTGCGCAAGCAAAATGAAGAGCTTGTCAAGGTAAATCACGAACTGGATAGTTTTGTGTACAGCGTCTCTCACAATCTGAGGGCTCCGCTGATGTCGATCCTGGGATTGATCAATCTTTCCCGCAACGGATATTCCAATAACGGAGACTATTTCGAGATGATGGAGTCCAGTGTTCGTAAGCTGGATGATACCTTGAGGGAAATCCTGGATTACTCAAGGAACGCAAGGGGTGGCATCAACTATGGGCCAATCAATTTTCGCCAGCTTTTAAAACAGTCCATTGACAGCCTGAAGTATCTTGGCAACTTCGATAAAATTGACGTGAGGCAAAATGTGGTCGAGGCTTCTCCCCTTCACTCGGATGCTGACCGCCTGAAGGTGATCCTGGGCAACCTATTGTCGAACGCGATCAAGTACTACGATCCCGAAAAACCCAACCCTTACATTGAAATTGATGCCACTATTTCTCCAAAGGAGCTGGTCCTCCGTATCACCGACAATGGCATAGGAATACCGCAGGAATTGCAGTCCAAAATCTTCAACATGTTTTTCAGGGGAACGGAAAAAAGTGATGGCGCTGGCCTGGGCCTTTACATTGTAAAAGAAGCAGCCAAGAAACTCTCCGGTACAATCGAAGTCACTTCCCAGGTGGGTGAAGGAAGTTCGTTTGTTTTGAAAATACCGAACAACATCTCCATGCAGATCAGTTGA
- a CDS encoding histidine kinase produces the protein MEIETAQRGYGLTGDELFLAPYTGAVSAIRTHLHELDSLVTDNQTQHDRIIKLHNVTDERIKFADEVVAMRKVSFEKARNLVMTLKGKKQMDSIKQLLSEIQEEENSLIIERTFIARKQFYLFVTTSGALVVSTLVILVILTYTINSYVKSRVQAEEKSRRSEMEAVRVNKELESFSYSVSHDLRAPLRSIDGYAQILKEDYAEKLDDEANRVIGVIVKNARHMGQLIDDLLDFSKLGKQEIRKANIIMDDIVNPIVADLMQHQKDRRIELDIQPLKNCPADVNMLRQVWINLLSNALKYSQKREIALISVGSIERADEVEYFVKDNGAGFDMQFQDKLFGVFQRLHKPTEFEGTGVGLALVKRIVERHNGRIWAEAKVNEGAAFFFTIPK, from the coding sequence ATGGAAATTGAAACAGCCCAGCGCGGCTATGGTTTGACTGGGGATGAATTGTTTCTAGCTCCATACACCGGGGCTGTAAGCGCCATCCGTACCCATTTGCATGAACTCGATTCGTTGGTCACTGATAACCAAACACAACACGATCGAATTATTAAACTTCATAATGTGACAGATGAGAGAATCAAGTTTGCAGACGAAGTAGTGGCCATGCGAAAAGTGAGTTTTGAAAAGGCACGCAATCTCGTCATGACTTTAAAAGGCAAGAAGCAAATGGATTCGATAAAACAATTGTTGTCGGAGATACAAGAAGAAGAAAATTCACTGATCATCGAACGAACCTTCATTGCGCGGAAGCAATTCTACCTGTTCGTGACCACATCCGGTGCATTAGTGGTTAGCACACTTGTTATCCTTGTCATACTAACGTATACGATTAACTCTTATGTGAAGTCTCGCGTGCAAGCCGAAGAAAAATCCAGGCGATCTGAAATGGAAGCAGTTCGTGTAAACAAAGAACTTGAGTCGTTCTCTTATTCGGTTTCACACGACTTGCGGGCGCCTCTTCGTTCAATTGATGGCTACGCTCAGATATTAAAAGAAGACTATGCTGAAAAATTAGATGACGAAGCCAACCGGGTCATTGGTGTCATTGTAAAAAATGCACGCCACATGGGTCAGCTCATTGATGATTTACTTGATTTTTCAAAACTGGGAAAACAGGAAATCAGGAAAGCCAACATCATCATGGACGACATCGTCAACCCTATCGTGGCTGATCTGATGCAACATCAAAAAGACAGGAGAATAGAGCTTGACATTCAGCCGCTGAAGAATTGCCCGGCTGACGTAAACATGCTCCGGCAAGTCTGGATCAACCTGTTATCAAACGCACTGAAATACAGTCAAAAGAGAGAGATAGCCCTGATTAGTGTCGGGAGTATTGAGCGTGCCGATGAAGTTGAATATTTTGTGAAAGACAACGGTGCCGGGTTTGACATGCAGTTTCAGGACAAGCTGTTCGGTGTCTTTCAGCGTTTGCACAAGCCAACGGAATTTGAAGGAACAGGTGTTGGGCTTGCTTTGGTAAAAAGAATTGTAGAACGCCATAATGGAAGAATATGGGCGGAAGCAAAAGTCAACGAAGGTGCAGCATTCTTTTTCACAATTCCCAAATAA
- a CDS encoding transcriptional regulator has translation MKRDIFQAIADPTRRAIIALIAVQSMTPNTIAEHFDTSRQAISKHLRVLTECEMVKQEFQGREIYYELQIDKMKEIDQWLDQFREIWETRFKQLDQLLATLKKKK, from the coding sequence ATGAAAAGGGATATTTTTCAGGCCATTGCCGATCCGACCCGGAGAGCGATCATTGCCCTGATCGCAGTGCAGTCGATGACACCCAATACCATTGCCGAGCACTTTGACACTTCGCGACAGGCCATCTCAAAACACCTGCGGGTGTTGACTGAATGCGAAATGGTGAAACAGGAATTCCAGGGTCGTGAGATTTACTATGAACTTCAAATTGATAAAATGAAAGAAATAGACCAATGGCTTGACCAGTTCAGAGAGATTTGGGAAACCCGCTTCAAACAACTTGATCAACTTCTAGCAACTCTTAAAAAGAAAAAATAA
- the uvrY gene encoding DNA-binding response regulator, which translates to MIRKKIKVYLADDHNIVRRGMQRLLNSFDNIELVREAGNGKELLTLIEQEEPDAVILDVEMPVMGGIETAKIIAAKYPRIKILVLTMHTEEIFIHKLMDIGVHGFLSKSAEPEEVEKALHSIIEKDFYKNLIVQQALAKNIHMTSEETYSRLTTREIEILLLICQENSPGEISERLKISEKTFFNHRANILEKTKARSNVGLLRFAIQKGYFSWETQNVAKV; encoded by the coding sequence ATGATTCGGAAAAAAATTAAAGTCTATCTGGCCGATGATCATAATATTGTCAGAAGAGGAATGCAGCGCTTGCTCAATTCTTTTGACAACATTGAACTTGTGCGTGAAGCCGGTAATGGCAAGGAACTTTTGACACTCATTGAACAGGAAGAGCCGGACGCAGTGATACTGGATGTGGAGATGCCTGTCATGGGGGGGATTGAAACAGCAAAGATCATTGCTGCTAAATATCCGAGAATAAAAATACTGGTGCTGACAATGCACACCGAAGAGATATTCATTCACAAACTCATGGATATTGGCGTGCATGGCTTTTTAAGTAAATCGGCAGAACCCGAGGAAGTAGAGAAAGCACTCCACTCGATTATTGAAAAAGATTTTTATAAAAACTTAATAGTTCAACAAGCACTTGCAAAAAATATTCATATGACTTCAGAAGAAACATACTCCCGTCTTACCACACGTGAAATCGAAATATTGCTTTTGATCTGCCAGGAAAACAGCCCCGGTGAAATCAGTGAGCGTCTCAAAATAAGCGAGAAGACATTCTTCAACCATAGAGCCAACATTCTCGAAAAAACCAAAGCTCGCAGCAATGTAGGTCTTCTCAGGTTCGCTATTCAGAAAGGATACTTTTCATGGGAGACCCAAAACGTTGCTAAAGTGTAA